A DNA window from Ostrea edulis chromosome 5, xbOstEdul1.1, whole genome shotgun sequence contains the following coding sequences:
- the LOC125651174 gene encoding zonadhesin-like — protein MADKQINTADKKCIDGNCPSNSACVDKKCKLKCEDKNCQSNARCKDNKCICVEGYIDRSGICEVKCVDSNCPSNSACVDNKCKCNSGFIEIGGLCEVKCEDKKCQSSAHCKNNKCTCVEGYVDRSGICEVKCVDSNCPSNSACVDNKCKCNSGFIENNSVCEVKCEDKNCQSNARCRDNKCACVEGYIDRSGTCEVKCVDSECKTNAVCRYNKCTCKVGFIERSGSCEVICHSFNCPRFASCLDNKCTCNLGYIMVGKKCEVKCQVSKCAENAECRSNKCQCKKGYIGDGTTGCQESCGGKVCGKHARCASYGRRKKCKCIRGFYGNGITCTDTCGGKKCHMYARCKNDKCVCGRGTYGSGETCKRLCGWKRVKCGDNASCYRGKCKCDGGFEGDGIVCKKLCTCAIMSHTWYNLYDGNFIRFAGTCKYTLSRYNNATSLCQYNAEVKYKRTDSPRKGTMLEYMELTVFGKKIHLGRNLEVMIDGLQIYLPYISSSIKIHYSGLGVVVICDSCSTRLFWNGKGFVALSVPMDFGASLTGMCGNCNTKRDDLKTSSGEDVSRYGKTVGSSIGESYLVTEADNNQTCESLGSTNTCWNRLGSNSFRKCGLLNKRNRKSPFKRCMKASPELADMMYKACQQDYCASPTEAEATVCRHLEGFATLCAKFDKLVYWRYRVPTCKRKLKCGKKMFYWWMSSACPNTCLEPNAGRKCSLPKTESCRCIHGYILSGDKCVKTEQCGCSKGSNYFPLGSSYIKPDCSGKDVCRKLPGKKRPRLVKGKQQNCHSEATCDVIHGVPQCTCQIGYTGDGVNKCKPATSCSVTEKVRNCSATIQLAGECFYKSRHTQTCRYTTLSVKDGNKHRAYVKFKGQRKSRSLSLGHTSLGCADFTFTGGRVIIKETICDCPGH, from the exons atggcggataagcAGATAAATACGGCGGACA aAAAGTGTATAGATGGCAACTGCCCATCCAATTCAGCTTGTGTTGATAAGAAATGCAAGT tgaaatgtgaagataaaaATTGTCAATCCAATGCACGTTGTAAAGACAACAAATGCATTTGTGTAGAGGGCTACATAGACAGAAGTGGAATTTGTGAGG TAAAGTGTGTAGATAGCAACTGTCCATCAAATTCAGCTTGTGTTGACAACAAATGCAAGTGTAACTCTGGATTTATAGAAATTGGTGGTCTGTGTGAAG TTAAATGTGAAGATAAAAAATGTCAGTCAAGTGCACACTGCAaaaacaacaaatgtacttgTGTAGAGGGTTATGTAGACAGAAGTGGAATTTGTGAGG TAAAGTGTGTAGATAGCAACTGTCCATCAAATTCAGCTTGTGTTGACAACAAATGCAAATGTAACTCCGGATTTATAGAAAACAATAGTGTTTGTGAAG TTAAGTGTGAAGATAAAAATTGTCAGTCGAATGCCCGCTGTAGGGACAACAAATGTGCTTGTGTAGAGGGCTACATAGACAGAAGTGGAACCTGTGAAG TCAAATGTGTAGACAGTGAGTGTAAAACCAATGCAGTTTGTCGATATAACAAATGCACCTGTAAAGTTGGTTTCATCGAGAGAAGTGGTAGTTGTGAAG TGATTTGCCACTCATTTAACTGTCCACGATTTGCTTCCTGTCTTGACAACAAATGCACTTGTAATTTAGGATACATTATGGTTGGGAAAAAATGTGAAG ttaaaTGTCAAGTGTCAAAATGTGCGGAAAATGCTGAATGTAGATCCAATAAATGTCAATGCAAGAAAGGGTACATCGGAGACGGTACAACAGGATGTCAAG AAAGTTGTGGAGGAAAGGTCTGTGGAAAGCATGCTCGATGTGCATCGTATGGTCGCAGAAAGAAGTGTAAATGCATCAGGGGTTTCTATGGCAATGGTATTACCTGTACAG aTACCTGTGGTGGAAAGAAATGTCACATGTATGCAAGAtgtaaaaatgataaatgtGTTTGTGGCAGGGGTACTTACGGATCGGGAGAAACTTGTAAGC GACTTTGCGGATGGAAGCGCGTGAAATGTGGAGACAACGCCAGTTGTTATCGAGGAAAGTGTAAATGTGATGGTGGATTCGAGGGAGACGGCATAGTCTGCAAAA AACTCTGTACATGTGCCATCATGAGTCACACTTGGTACAATCTGTATGATGGAAACTTTATAAGGTTCGCTGGAACGTGTAAATATACCTTGTCAAGATACAACAATGCCACGTCTCTGTGTCAATATAACGCGGAAGTTAAATACAAAAGGACAGACTCTCCTAGAAAGGGAACGATGCTGGAGTACATGGAACTCACAGTTTTTGGAAAGAAGATACACTTGGGTAGAAACTTGGAAGTCATG ATTGATGGGTTACAGATCTACTTACCTTACATATCCTCCTCTATAAAAATTCACTACAGTGGGCTGGGCGTGGTCGTTATCTGTGACAGTTGTAGTACTAGATTGTTCTGGAATGGAAAAGGCTTTGTGGCATTATCTGTTCCAATGGATTTTGGCGCTTCTTTGACTGGAATGTGTGGTAACTGTAATACTAAGAGAGACGATTTAAAAACCAGCAGTGGTGAAGATGTATCTAGATATGGAAAGACAGTTGGGTCTTCTATTGGGGAAAGTTATCTTGTGACAGAGGCCGATAACAACCAAAC GTGCGAGTCTCTCGGATCTACCAACACGTGCTGGAATCGTCTGGGTTCCAATTCATTTAGGAAATGTGGTCTATTGAACAAGAGAAACAGAAAGTCACCTTTTAAACGTTGCATGAAAGCCTCCCCCGAGTTGGCGGACATGATGTACAAAGCTTGTCAACAGGATTATTGTGCCAGTCCTACAGAAGCTGAAGCTACTGTTTGTAGACATCTTGAAGGTTTCGCCACTttatgtgccaagtttgataAACTTGTTTATTGGAGATATCGTGTACCAACGTGCAAACGAA AACTCAAATGTGgaaagaaaatgttttactgGTGGATGTCTTCCGCGTGTCCCAATACGTGTTTGGAACCAAATGCAGGTCGTAAATGTAGTCTTCCAAAGACTGAGAGTTGCCGATGTATACACGGCTACATTCTGAGCGGAGATAAATGCGTCAAAACAGAGCAGTGTGGGTGCTCAaaaggatccaattatttccCG CTGGGATCGTCGTATATTAAGCCAGATTGTTCTGGAAAGGACGTATGTCGTAAATTACCCGGTAAAAAACGGCCTAGGTTGGTGAAAGGCAAACAACAAAATTGTCACAGTGAGGCCACCTGTGACGTCATACACGGTGTACCTCAGTGTACCTGTCAGATTGGATATACAGGGGACGGTGTCAACAAATGTAAAC CGGCAACCTCGTGTTCTGTCACAGAGAAAGTAAGGAATTGCAGCGCCACCATACAGTTAGCAGGGGAATGTTTCTACAAATCAAGACATACACAGACTTGTCGATACACAACGCTCAGCGTCAAGGATGGAAATAAGCATCGCGCTTACGTCAAGTTTAAGGGACAGCGTAAAAGCCGATCGTTATCTCTAGGACATACGTCTTTAGGATGCGCAGACTTCACATTCACGGGTGGCCGAGTcattataaaagaaacaatatgTGATTGCCCTGGACATTGA
- the LOC125651873 gene encoding triokinase/FMN cyclase-like, with amino-acid sequence MSSKKLINSVDRCVDEALEGLVYVNPGLQVLQGHRVVVRSDVQDVVKAGKVTLLCGGGSGHEPAHAGYIGSGMLSAAVAGAVFTSPPPSSILAALRSITKPGAAGSLIIVKNYTGDRLNFGLAAERAKAEGLKVNMVVVGEDCALTSADKTAGRRGLCGTIFMHKICGALAEEGKPLEEIHQVASNAAKNMGTIGVSLTPCSLPGAGPSFELKSDEMELGLGIHGEAGVKRTKLVSAKEVVTMMLDHMTNPQTSTHINLKKGDKVACMINNLGGTSVLEMSIIAREAIQQLEARGVAVERAYCGSLMTSLDMAGVSITLLHLDDTIRRCLDAKTTAPAWPVPLLPKGKSTRENPGVMPYSQKDVADKSSGAVKVPKETADMLYDMIKLSMERLIASEDELNKLDKESGDGDCGTTLARGAKGILEILGSKDNPGLPVQVPADLALSLARVVENSMGGSSGALYSLFLTSASLCLQSSVGPADWVKALVNGNNTIMRYGGAEPGDRTMVDSLVAAGTTLSEKISSTSPVQALEAAVQAAEKAAQATAGMKARAGRASYVSAERLNSPDPGAVSVTYWMKAVLEVLRAV; translated from the exons ATGTCATCGAAGAAACTCATCAACTCGGTTGACAGGTGCGTTGACGAGGCACTCGAGGGCTTAGTGTATGTAAACCCTGGGCTACAGGTTCTGCAGGGACACCGGGTAGTGGTCCGCAGTGACGTGCAAGATGTTGTTAAGGCTGGAAAAGTTACCCTTTTGTGCGGGGGAGGGTCTGGACATGAACCGGCACATGCAG GTTACATCGGCTCCGGGATGCTGTCGGCGGCAGTAGCCGGGGCTGTGTTTACGTCCCCTCCCCCCAGCAGTATTCTGGCCGCCCTGAGGTCCATCACCAAACCAGGGGCAG CTGGTTCTCTGATCATTGTGAAAAATTACACTGGAGACAGACTGAACTTTGGTCTGGCAGCAGAGAGGGCAAAGGCGGAGGGGTTAAAAGTTAATATGGTTGTTGTTGGAGAGGACTGTGCCCTTACATCTGCTGATAAAACAGCTGGCAGGCGAGGACTCTGTGGCACGATTTTTATGCATAAG ATTTGTGGTGCTTTAGCTGAAGAAGGAAAACCTTTGGAGGAGATTCATCAGGTTGCTAGTAATGCTGCAAAAAACATGG GAACAATCGGTGTTAGTTTAACCCCTTGTAGTCTACCAGGGGCTGGTCCATCATTCGAACTCAAGAGTGATGAAATGGAACTGGGTTTAG GTATACACGGAGAAGCTGGTGTCAAACGAACAAAG cTGGTATCTGCCAAAGAAGTTGTTACTATGATGCTGGATCACATGACCAATCCACAGACTTCTACACACATCAACCTCAAGAAAG GTGACAAAGTGGCATGTATGATTAATAATCTGGGAGGCACTTCAGTATTAGAGATGAGCATCATAGCTAGAGAGGCAATCCAACAGTTAG AGGCAAGAGGCGTAGCAGTGGAGAGAGCGTATTGTGGATCGTTGATGACATCACTAGATATGGCTGGAGTCTCCATCACACTTTTACATCTGGATGACACAATCAGGCGTTGTCTAG ATGCCAAAACCACAGCCCCTGCCTGGCCTGTGCCCCTGTTGCCCAAGGGAAAGTCAACTCGTGAAAATCCAGGTGTCATGCCGTACAGTCAGAAAGACGTGGCAGACAAGTCAAGTGGTGCTGTCAAAGTTCCTAAAG aaACAGCTGATATGTTATATGACATGATAAAGCTATCCATGGAGAGACTGATAGCATCAGAGGATGAACTCAATAAGCTGGACAAGGAGAGTGGGGATGGGGATTGTGGGACTACGCTGGCCCGTGGGGCCAAAG GTATTTTAGAAATTCTCGGCTCAAAAGACAATCCAGGCCTTCCTGTACAAGTGCCTGCAGACCTTGCCTTGTCTCTTGCTAGGGTTGTTGAAAACTCCATGGGTGGATCCTCAGGAGCG CTGTACAGTTTGTTTTTGACATCCGCGTCACTCTGTCTACAATCCTCTGTTGGTCCTGCGGACTGGGTTAAAGCCTTAGTGAATGGAAACAACACAATCATGAG GTATGGAGGAGCAGAACCAGGAGACAGGACAATG GTGGATTCCCTGGTAGCGGCTGGGACGACGCTGTCGGAGAAGATCTCCTCCACTTCACCTGTCCAAGCTCTAGAGGCAGCTGTGCAG GCAGCAGAAAAGGCCGCCCAGGCCACAGCAGGCATGAAGGCCAGAGCTGGACGGGCAAGTTATGTCAGTGCAGAAAGGTTAAACAGCCCAGATCCAGGGGCAGTGTCTGTCACCTACTGGATGAAGGCAGTGTTAGAAGTCCTCAGAGCAGTGTAG